The Desulfuribacillus stibiiarsenatis genome segment ATATCATTTTAGTAATCTTTGGTGCGAATTGAAATAACAGAATACCAATTAAGGCTGACGCAAGTATGAAGAGACTACTAAATAGACGTATTGAATCTAACGCTAGACTTGCAATAATTACCGAGAACTCCCCACGTTGTGTAAGGGAAATGCCTGCACGTAATGAAACCTTCTTCGAAAGTCCATACATTCTCCCACCGATTACTCCTACTAAAATCTTCGCAACGATAGACCAGAGGATTAGAACTATAAGTAAGCCAGCCATAGGAATACCTGCACCAAAAGCTACTGTTGTTCCGAAGTAGACGAAGAACAATGGTAGAAACAGGTCTCGAACGGGTAGGATGACATGTTCGAGATTCTGTGTGCGGCGTACCTCGGCTAAGATAATCCCAGCTAAGAATGCTCCTAACACTTCTGATAAGTCTAATAATAATGCGAGACCACCATAGGATAATGCGATTCCTACGATGAAGAGGATGAAAATATCTTCCGTTAAATACTTATCAACAAAATGCTCAAGCTTTCTAAATATCACCTGACCGATAAACACGGCGCCTAAGATTAATCCAATAATTTTCACAAAGATGATTGCGAAGTCAAAACCACTTAAGCTTGTACCTGCTGTGAGACCTACTAAGACGGCAACGGCAATCGGAGCCACGAGATCTTCAAATATGAGCAATCCTAACATGAATTCTGACTCTGTATTTGCCATTCGCTTGGAGCTTTCTAATAACTTAGCAGTGATAGAGGAGCTAGTCGCGTATACTACACTTCCGATTAAGAATGATGTCAACCAGTCGAGGCCAAAGAAATAACAAATGAGCATGGTAATACCGAGATTTAAAAATACGTCGAGAAAACCTGCAGGAGCCACACGTTTGGCTATACCAACAAGCCGTGATAATGGGAATTCCATTCCGAGCATAAAGAATAATAAGACTATGCCGATTTCACCAGACACATACAATAATTTATTATCAGATAAGAAACCACCAAGAATAATTCCTAATATAATATATAGAATGACACCGGGGATGCGGATCTTCATGCCTATATAACCAACAAAGAATAATAAGAGCAGGATTAAACCAGCAGATAATAAAACAGGGAGGTTAACGTCCAATAGTTATTTCTCCTCTCCACTGCACAGTAATTCAAATGCGGCCATTTGTTCTGTCTTACCTGCAGCCATCACTGTATCTCCTACAAACAGCATCTCAGTTGGGTCTGGACTGACAATCATTTGTTCTCCTCGTTGAATCGCAACAATTGACACACCTGTGAGGGTACGGATTCGAGAATCACAAATCGGTTTATTCACGATAGGCGATTTAGCTTTTAATGTAATCCATTCCATGATTAATTGCTTTTGGAATACTTTCATTTGGTCAATACAAACTGGCTGATAAGTAGCACCTAACAACTGTGCACCAAGCTCGCGCGTTTCATCGGCCGTTAAACTTACGCAATAATCTGCTTCGTCTTCATCTGCATCGTTGAAAAAGTATAATTCTCTTTTTCCTGTATGATGGATTATAATGGTAACCTTATTGCCTTCCACTGTTGAAATTGAAATTTTCTTGCCTATTCCAGGTAGGTCTGCCATTCTCACTTGCATCAAATCACCTCAACGTTTCTTGATATTCACATATGATACCAATTATATCCTAGAAATTATTCCAGATGCAATCAACGTTGGAATTTCATGCAAGAATAAAGTTGGAAAATACTTTATTGTCGAAAAAAGAAGGAATTGTCAGAATTGTGTTGAAATATTACATTTATAAAAGAATAGAATAACTATAAAGGGAAGGGGGCGCGATATAAATGAATCTACAAGCATCGAATAGTATTATGAGACCTATGGTCAAAATGCCAGATAAACCCTTCATGGAAATTAAAACTCCTAGGCAAGATCAGTTGGAAAAACAGCACAATGTTTCCAATGAGAGTGTGAAATCTGTGGTGAGAAAATCCACGGAAGAAGTATATAACAGCATGAAAAAGTTAGTAGAGAATACGGACTACTCTGTCAATTATAAAATAGACGAATATTCTGGAATGAGCCAGGTATCGATTAATATGAAGAATTCAGGGAAAGAGGTAGCAAGTCTACCACCTGATATTGCAACAATCATCGCAGACCGTGCGACGAAGACGACAATCGGTGTCATGCTAGACTTCTACGCATAACTCGAACAACACATACATAAGCCTTTTCTATGGATGATAGAGAAGGTTTTTTTATTATTTTTTAGTATTTTAAAGATTAATAACCATTGCTAGAAGATGGTAACGATGTTACAGTAAAGATATGTTGCATTTTAGAATTGTTTTAGAATTTTCATATAGATGGGATGACGTGCAATGCAATGGGTTAGAGAACGATGTATAGAAGTGATTGGTCAGATTGATCAGGTTGTGGAAGGAACCCAAGATATATATGGTTCTATCTATGACAAGCTTCCCATGCTCGAAGAAGAAATTCAATTGACTTCAAAAGAAGTTGATATATTACTCGATTTTTTTCTTCATTCCGATGCAGTAGATACCAATCAAGCTAATGAAGATGCATTACATCTATCACAGGTGTTACATAAGGTCTTTGCAGAAGTGTCAATTGTAAGTGAACACATGGCTGATGAAACAGAATTTAAGCGGATTATGGAACGATTCCTTGCGAAGGAAGACAATTCACAAATTAGTGTTCGCGATTTAATGAAAATAATCCCTATTATAAAGAATAAAATTTCTGATATAGAATTAATCTCTATGAACGCGATTATCTATTCTTCTCGTCTCGGAGAAGAAGGTAGAGCGTTTGAAGTAATATCCGATCATATCATGGGGATATCGAACAAGGTAGCAGAATACTATGACGATATGGAAATCTACGCCACTGATTTAGAGCAGTGGAATGACGATTTTACAAAAAGCTTAGATCAAATCATACATTATCACCGTACTTTAACGTCTGAGCAATTACAGAACTTCCAATCGATGCATGAAAAAGTGTTCGAATCACTCAAGACTATCAGAGATTTGCTGCATAATATTATTATGAACCTTCAGAATTCCGTAGAGCCAGTGCAACATTTAATGGGGCAGATTCAAATTCAAGATATTATTCAGCAGAGTCTGGAAAACTTAAACAAAATCATCCGTGATGTATGTAATAAAATCGACGAGGATGCTGGTAAGGCGAATTTATCAAAAGAAGATGAGTTAAACATGCTAACGTTTAACTATCAAGGGCTGGCCCTAGCTGTACGTCTCATCATTGACATCGAAGGAAGACTCGTAGAATCACTAACGGATATTGAGAAAACAGTCATAGAATCAAAGACAAAAATCGACGAGCTTCTGGAGGAAGGTAGCTTGATGGTGGATTTGTTGAGTGGTGAACGTCAAGGGAACAAAAATGTCATTCAACTTATCTTTGAAGATGTCGATAAATTTTTGTTCGATTTTCAAGTAGAATTAACGAATATATGTAAAGAGACGGATGAGCTTGCAAGTGTGGAAATTTCCTTTATGAAACACATGCGAGGCATCGAAAAGATGGTTATGAAGATAGAGAAGGCCATGAACCAACTCAGCAAGCTGAATTTATTTAGTCGTATTGAATTAGCACGCATCAACGCGCGAGACAGCTCTTCCTTTGTCAATGAAATTAACAATATTTCAGAAGCAGTGATTAAAGAAGTAAAGGACAATGAAGAGTTTGTTGCTCGTCTGCGTGTCCAATTGGAGCAGGATTTACAGACGTTCCAAGAAGTGTTGGGGAGTAACCGCACAAGTATTCAAGAGATGCTAGTGTTAGTGGATACATCCTTATCGCAAATGGATATCATCCGTACTCTAGTAATGCAAGCAATTCAACCAATCGGATACTCTGGGAAAAACATGGCTACGGAAATCGGTAACATAGAACGAAAAATTAACCAGCGCTATGCTCTCCATGAAATCATTGAGGAAATAAAAGTAAATTTGATGGAATTAGAGGGAGAAATCGAGACGAAATACCAAGCTGCTTTAGATAAACATCAAATCTCTCATTGGGAGAATCAAAGTCCAGAGTTGATGGAATTATTGAATCGTTTAACGACCCATTATGAGCGCACAGTTGCGAAACTCACATGGGAAGATACTTCCTTAGACATCGGTGAAGACGGTGGGGAGCTTACATTATTCTAAATAGATAGGGGGAGTATGAATGGAGATTAGTAGAATCGATCAAGATACTGTGATCGTAAGGCCGTTGGATCATGCGATTACACTGTATAATGCAGAAACTTTTAAAGACGCATTATTGCAAGTGATGGATGAAGGGACGCCATCAGTGATTATAGATTTACAACACGTGACGAACATTGATAGCACGGGCCTAGGGAAAATACTAGTTTTTAACAAAAGGCTTAAGGAACAAGAGCGTAGCCTACGTCTGATTAATGTTAATCATGCACAAATTAAGACGCTATTTTCTGTGATTCGCTTATATGAGATTATAGAGATTGAAGGTATGTAGATATATTTGTAGAAGGTCTAATTTGTCACCTCAGATTTTTTATTAACGAATGAGTATCTCCCATTGAAGTGAACTAGTTGCAACGGTACTCGTAATAATGGGAGTTCTTTGCCTTGTGCGAGGATATCGAGAATGTCGATTAACTTTTGGATGTACACTCGAATGTTCATAGGGAACTTTAGCTCATTGCCTTCACGGCAAGAGAATAGCACCCAGTTACGAATCGTTTCATAATGAAAGGGAGATTTCCAGTCATTCGCTTCTTCGTAGATTACAAGAATTTTAGCAGTCAGGGTTGTAAGGTCTTCGGGCTGCATGGACTTCAAATGTATGACAGGCTGCACATCAGTGAAACCATTGTTTAGAGAGGAAGCAGTAATACGTAACCGCTGTGCTAATGGCTCATAGGTTGGGATACCGCGTTCACTGTTTTGAAGCAGCTCGTTCGTACCTACAAGTAAGAACATGCAATTGTGGATTTCGCCAGAGATACAACTATCAAAAAGAAAACGTAGATTCTCATAGATTACCTGACGGATATCCGAACGAACATGAAGTGCTGTTTCTAGCTCATCAATTAACAGAATTATCCCTTGATAACCTAAGAGTGTAGATAGTTTAATAAACGCTTTGAGAAAATCTAAAGCGTTGTTCCGGTCTACATGTCCTTTTATGCCAAATTTCGTTTTTAACGACTGAGGCATATTTTTTTCGCCTTTTATCCAGGAGGAAGTAGCATCCATCAGTTCGATATCTTTTTGAATCTTAGCACGGATAAAGGAAATGAACACCCTAGCAAAGTCTCCATGATACTGACTGATGACCTGTGTAACCTCGTAAATTTCCTTCGAAGCTAAAGTGCTATCTTCATAGGATTGCAGTTTTTTAATCCATTGATTGAAAATCTCTTCAAAGCCCTTCTCGGTAATCGTAACTGACTCGATCGAAAGATTATGCATGAATTGATAATAGAGCTCGTCCCATTTGTTGAGGGTAAAGCTATGATTCAACTGAAGTCGTGATACAATAAAGTTCTGCCTCGTAGCCATGTTGTGAACATGTTGAAGTAAGAACGATTTACCAACCCCATAATCGCCGGATATAAATTTCATTGAACCATTACCTTCGGCTACTAAATCTAGATTCCGCTGCAATTCTATGATTTCAGCTTCTCTACTTACTAGAATCGAATCGACTGAAGATTTAGGAACGATTCCGTTTTTTAATGAATGTATCATCAACTTAGCATCCATATTGTAATTCCTTCCGAATTTAGGCTCTATTACCCATATTATAAGGATAATTAGCTCATTTGTCATGTATTCGTTCTTCGTTTATACTGTAATTGTGCATAGTAGAAAAAAACAGAGAAAATAGATTGCTATATTATATGAATGGCGGGGGATTCGTCGATGGAAGATAAAATCAGGAAAGAAGTAGAAGGTAGAGTTGAAGATAGAAAAGATGAACAGTTGGATAAGAGCTCAGATGAAAACTTGGATGCAGGCTCAGATGATCAATCAGAAGGGTATCGCTATGGGAAAATGTATCATCGAGGTGCAGCCTATTTACTAGATTTAGTTCTAGTAGGAGTCGTAGCAATGGTGGTGAATGCTGGATTGTTCTTGGTCACAGGGAAGCCGATTGTTGCGGAAGAACTATACTCGTTAGGAACGAGCTACGATGAGACTACGTCTTTTGAAGCAATCTTCCTACTTCTTAACGCATTGTATTTCGTGTTAATGCCTACTACTTCTTTTCAAGCGACATTTGGCAAGCACCTCTTTGGCATGAAGATTATTGATTTACAAGGAGAGCCGTTGACGCTCGGGAGATCCTTAGGGAGATATGTAGGGACGATGCTATCAGCGCTTATCTTTTATATTGGGTTTTTGATGATTGGCCTTACCAAGAATAAGCGGGGGCTACACGATATGTTAGCTAAGACATATGTCGTGTACCGCAAGTAGTCTATGATGCGTATTTACACATCTTTACGAAATGCATTAGCCATCATTCACAAGCGTGACTGGCTATGGATTGCTTGCTTTAATGCAATTGTAGTAGTAACTCTTATCATCTTATCGTTTGTGCTGTATGATGGTCTGGTTGAAGGTGAGTATCAGATGAATGATACAGCCGATATAGAGGAAAAGCAGTACATGGATTCCCAGTTGATGCGGGACATTCAAGTGAAGACGGGCTTGAACCAAGAAATCAGCCGAAAAATTATAGAACAAGCGGAACAGTACGAACATCTCTCCGTAGAACTTATACTTTCAGTGATGCTCATCGAAAGTACATACCAAGCTGACGCAGTCAGCGGTGCTGGTGCCATTGGCATTATGCAAGTCATGCCAAATACCGGACAATGGTTAGCGGAGAAGCTAGGCAAGTCATTCCAAGCAGAATTATTATTTGATCCAATCTATAATATGGAGCTTGGATGCTTTTATTTAAACGATTTAATGGAACGGTATGGCGATTTGCATACGGCACTCACAGCCTATAATCGTGGCGAGACAGGTATGGAGCAGTATCGGCAAATGCATGAACGAACAATATCGAGCTATAGTTTAAATGTCATACAGCAACTAAACAACGCGGAGAAAAGGTAGGTCGTTACGACCTACCTTTCATAATCCATTTCTCTAAGCGATGTACCCCTTGATACATCAAAGTCGCGATACAAGCGATGATGAGTAGACTCATCATCACTAAGGTGAAATTAAATACCTGGAAACCATATATGATCAAATAACCCAGACCCTGTTTTGCAACTAAAAACTCTCCTACAATAACCCCAACCCATGCCAGACCAACATTGACTTTCAAAGTAGATACAATGGTAGGCACAGATGCCGGCAAGATAACTTTGGAATAAATGTCTTTCTTGGATCCTCCAAAGGTTTGAATTACCTTTATATAGTTAGGATTTACTTCTTTGAAGTTCGTATAGACTACAATCGTTGTGATAATGATGGTAATCGCCAACGCCATAGCCATAATTGAAAAGAATCCAGGACCAAGGCTGACGATGAAAAGTGGTCCTAAGGCTACCTTCGGCATACTGTTTAGTACGACTAAATACGGTTCTAACACACGATTGAGGAATGGCGACCACCATATAATCGTGGCTAGGACTGTTCCTAATATGGTTCCCAGTAAAAAGCCTATCACGGTCTCCATTAACGTCATAGAGATATGAGGAAGCAGGGAGCCATCAGCAATTTTCACTAAGAATAGATCGAATATTTTTGAAGGGTAACTAAAGATTAACGGGTTGATCCAACGGTTCGAAGACGCGATTTCCCAAGATACGAAGAAACCAATCAGAATCGATATTTGTACAAGGAATACTTTGATTTTCTCGATACGTAGGTTCTTCACATGTGCCGCATGGATCTTTTTTGGCTCTATGGGCCCTGAACTGCAGACATTATTCATCTTGGTCCAACTCCTTCCAAATTTTGTGGAAGATCTCATAGAAACCGTCCACTTCTCTAGCGAGGAAAGGTTTGGTTTCACGAATATGCTCAGGGATTTCGATGATTTCTTTGATTCGTCCAGGATTGTTATCGAGGATAGCGATCTTATCGCTCATCGCAATCGCCTCTGCAATATCGTGGGTCACAAGAATGGCTGTCTTATTTTGTTTCTTTAACGTATCGAATACGAGGTCTTCGAGTTTTAATTTATTCTGATAGTCAAGGGCTGAAAATGGTTCATCTAATAGAAGTACCTCAGGGCTAGATACTAGAGTGCGTACAAGGGCTGCGCGCTGTCTCATGCCACCTGATAATTGAGAAGGATAGTGATGCTGATATTTACCTAGACCTAATTCATCTAGTAGATACTTGGCATGCTCTATGGAATCCTTCGTTAATTGACCCATTACTTCTAAGCCGACGCAGGCGTTTTTCAGAATTGACTTCCATTCAAACAGATAATCGGACTGTAACATATATCCAACGGTAGCAGATGGTTTTGTGATTAATTGATTGTCAATTGAAATGGAGCCGCAGGTAGGCTGAAGTAATCCAGCGATACAAGATAAAATCGTGCTTTTCCCACAGCCACTAGGGCCGACGAGGCTAATAAATTCCCCTCTTTGTATTGCTAATTGAATGTTTTCGATTGCTACGTTAGCTTCTTTGTTCGTAACATAAACATGGGTTAAATTTTCTATTGAAATTTTTGGATTTTCCATACCAATCACTTTTTCATAGCTTTTTGTGCGAAACTTGTGTCAACTAGCTTAGAGTATTCGGCGCGTTTTTGTAATTCACCAGCTTCGTCAATGATATCTTGTAAGAGAATCCATTCAGCTTCATCAAGAATTGGGTTTGTATCATAAGACTGTTGTGCCTTATACCGCTCCACGACAGAAGTTATAAGTGATAAATCAGTATCTTCGAAGAATGGAGCAATTGATTTTGCAACTACATCTGCTGGTTGCTCATAGACCCACTTTTGTGCTTTGTATAATGCGTTCGTAAACTTTTGGACTACTTCTTTATTCTTTTGGATATAGCTGTCTTTGGCCATGAAGGACGTGTAAGGGATGTTCCCACTTTCCGCACCAAAGGAGGCAATGACATGACCAATTCCTTCTTTTTCAAAGATAGAAGCCTGTGGCTCAAATAGCTGTACATACTCCCCAGTGCCACCAGCGAAAGCGTTAGGGATATTCCCGAAGTCGATATTCTGAATTAGCTCTAGGTCTTGCTGTGGGTGAATCCCGTGTTTCTTTAACACGAACTCTCCTACCATTTGAGGCATTCCGCCCTTGCGTTGCCCTAAGAATACACTACCCTTTAAATCATCCCACTTGAAATTTGGCTGTGGCGTTCTTGCGACTAGGAAAGTGCCGTCAGTTTGGGTGAGCTGTGCGAAATTCACAACGATGTCATCTGTCCCCTGCTGATACACATAAATACTCGTTTCACTTCCTACAAGGGCAATGTCAGCGCCACCGGAAAGTAAAGTGGTCATGGTTTTGTCGCCACCCCAAGCGGTAGTGATCTGCACATCCAATCCTTCCTCCGCAAAAAACCCTTCAGAAACTGCTACGTACTGCGGTGCATAAAAAATTGAACGTGTAACCTCAGCTACCTGGACAGTCTGGAGTTCAGTCGAGGATTTGCCACAGCCAGTAAAAACTAAAGATACGGTCAATAAAATGATAAGGCAAAGCTGCATTTTTCTCATAAAACTATACACACTCCTTATAGAATCTTTTGATTGTAAAGGTCGGAATCATTTGTATAGTATTCATGCATAGGCGAATGTGTCACAATCTACAAAAAAAAGAATGCAAATTAAGGAGAAATATCGTGAAAAATGTCGATATATGTAAAATGCATGATATAATTAGACACAAAGGTCAAATTTAAGGGTTAGATGTGGAAATTGGGGTGATAGGATGGGTAATGAGAGTAATAAGAAAACGATTATGGTTCAAAGCCTTACAATACCAGCGAGGATAATAGGTATCTATGCTTTTTTAAGCAGCGCGTGGATCGTTTTTTCCGATCGTCTTTTAGTTGTTTTTATTACTGATCCTAACGCTTTAACAACAGCACAAACGCTAAAAGGATGGTTCTTTATTTTTGTCACATCCGCGTTTTTGTTCGTTTTGATTTATATATATGTAAGAGAGATACTTGAACAAAAAAGGAAAGCAGCATTAACTGCCTCTGTGTTAGAAAATGCAGTAGAGGGAGTTATGATTGTAGATAAAGATTGGAAAATATACTCCATTAATAAAGCACTCACAAAAATCACTGGCATTCCAAAAGAAAATTTAATAGGTAAGTTTGCAACAGAACTAATGTCTAAGTTTAATGAGGAAAATTTCCAGACTGAAATATGGGAGCAGATTGTTAAGACAGGCAATTGGTCTGGAGAGATGTGGGCAGAAAAGGGAAATGGAGAACAATACTTAGCGCGGATTACGATCAGCTCTGTCAAAAATGAAACTGGTGAGAACACCCATTATATTGTGTTCGCATCTGACATAACACAAGAGAAGTTTCTCGAAGATAAAGCAAACTATTTAGCCTTAAATGACCCATTAACAGAGCTCCCGAATCGAGCATTTATCGTACAACATATGAAACAATTACTTATCGATGGCCAAAATTCAGATTATCTATTTTGTGTATATTTAATAGATTTAGATGAATTCCAGCAAATTAACGAATGCTTCGGTCATGATTGGGGTGACACGGTTCTAAAAGAAGTAGCATCTAGACTTGTCAACATTGACAATCAATTGACAATTGCCAGGTATAGTGGGGATATCTTCATCGTTGTTCAATCGTTTCCGAGGTTTACAACAGAAGTAAACGAACAACAATTCACAACACTTGCGCAATCAATCTGGAATATTTTCCAAAAACCTTTTTCTATCAATCAAGAGGAAATATTTATCACTGCTAGTATCGGAATAAGTATATATCCACAGGATGGACAAGCATGGGAATACTTACTGAAGAATGCAGAGAGCGCTACCCAAGATGCGAAGCGTCACGGCAAGAATTGTTACCGTCTATACGCACCAGATATGAATCAGCGTGCTGTGGAAAGACTCTCGATGCAAAACAATCTGCGGCTTGCGTTAGAACGCAAGGAATTTGTATTACATTATCAGCCGCAACTTGATGTGCATACGAATCACATCATTGGAATGGAAGCTTTAATTCGTTGGCAGCATCCGGCGTTAGGAATGGTATCGCCAGCACAGTTTATCCCTTTGGCAGAAGAAATGGGACTCATTGTAGCAATCGGTGAATGGGTTCTAGAAACAGCTTGTACGCAGAACCGTCAATGGCAAGAGCAAGGTTTGCCAGAAGTTAGCATGGGCG includes the following:
- a CDS encoding cation:proton antiporter, with protein sequence MDVNLPVLLSAGLILLLLFFVGYIGMKIRIPGVILYIILGIILGGFLSDNKLLYVSGEIGIVLLFFMLGMEFPLSRLVGIAKRVAPAGFLDVFLNLGITMLICYFFGLDWLTSFLIGSVVYATSSSITAKLLESSKRMANTESEFMLGLLIFEDLVAPIAVAVLVGLTAGTSLSGFDFAIIFVKIIGLILGAVFIGQVIFRKLEHFVDKYLTEDIFILFIVGIALSYGGLALLLDLSEVLGAFLAGIILAEVRRTQNLEHVILPVRDLFLPLFFVYFGTTVAFGAGIPMAGLLIVLILWSIVAKILVGVIGGRMYGLSKKVSLRAGISLTQRGEFSVIIASLALDSIRLFSSLFILASALIGILLFQFAPKITKMIYPSTPKQMKYKVPH
- a CDS encoding cation:proton antiporter regulatory subunit, which gives rise to MQVRMADLPGIGKKISISTVEGNKVTIIIHHTGKRELYFFNDADEDEADYCVSLTADETRELGAQLLGATYQPVCIDQMKVFQKQLIMEWITLKAKSPIVNKPICDSRIRTLTGVSIVAIQRGEQMIVSPDPTEMLFVGDTVMAAGKTEQMAAFELLCSGEEK
- a CDS encoding flagellar protein FlaG, which codes for MNLQASNSIMRPMVKMPDKPFMEIKTPRQDQLEKQHNVSNESVKSVVRKSTEEVYNSMKKLVENTDYSVNYKIDEYSGMSQVSINMKNSGKEVASLPPDIATIIADRATKTTIGVMLDFYA
- a CDS encoding STAS domain-containing protein, whose translation is MEISRIDQDTVIVRPLDHAITLYNAETFKDALLQVMDEGTPSVIIDLQHVTNIDSTGLGKILVFNKRLKEQERSLRLINVNHAQIKTLFSVIRLYEIIEIEGM
- a CDS encoding BREX system ATP-binding domain-containing protein; the protein is MTNELIILIIWVIEPKFGRNYNMDAKLMIHSLKNGIVPKSSVDSILVSREAEIIELQRNLDLVAEGNGSMKFISGDYGVGKSFLLQHVHNMATRQNFIVSRLQLNHSFTLNKWDELYYQFMHNLSIESVTITEKGFEEIFNQWIKKLQSYEDSTLASKEIYEVTQVISQYHGDFARVFISFIRAKIQKDIELMDATSSWIKGEKNMPQSLKTKFGIKGHVDRNNALDFLKAFIKLSTLLGYQGIILLIDELETALHVRSDIRQVIYENLRFLFDSCISGEIHNCMFLLVGTNELLQNSERGIPTYEPLAQRLRITASSLNNGFTDVQPVIHLKSMQPEDLTTLTAKILVIYEEANDWKSPFHYETIRNWVLFSCREGNELKFPMNIRVYIQKLIDILDILAQGKELPLLRVPLQLVHFNGRYSFVNKKSEVTN
- a CDS encoding RDD family protein, which translates into the protein MEDKIRKEVEGRVEDRKDEQLDKSSDENLDAGSDDQSEGYRYGKMYHRGAAYLLDLVLVGVVAMVVNAGLFLVTGKPIVAEELYSLGTSYDETTSFEAIFLLLNALYFVLMPTTSFQATFGKHLFGMKIIDLQGEPLTLGRSLGRYVGTMLSALIFYIGFLMIGLTKNKRGLHDMLAKTYVVYRK
- a CDS encoding lytic transglycosylase domain-containing protein, giving the protein MRIYTSLRNALAIIHKRDWLWIACFNAIVVVTLIILSFVLYDGLVEGEYQMNDTADIEEKQYMDSQLMRDIQVKTGLNQEISRKIIEQAEQYEHLSVELILSVMLIESTYQADAVSGAGAIGIMQVMPNTGQWLAEKLGKSFQAELLFDPIYNMELGCFYLNDLMERYGDLHTALTAYNRGETGMEQYRQMHERTISSYSLNVIQQLNNAEKR
- a CDS encoding ABC transporter permease; this encodes MNNVCSSGPIEPKKIHAAHVKNLRIEKIKVFLVQISILIGFFVSWEIASSNRWINPLIFSYPSKIFDLFLVKIADGSLLPHISMTLMETVIGFLLGTILGTVLATIIWWSPFLNRVLEPYLVVLNSMPKVALGPLFIVSLGPGFFSIMAMALAITIIITTIVVYTNFKEVNPNYIKVIQTFGGSKKDIYSKVILPASVPTIVSTLKVNVGLAWVGVIVGEFLVAKQGLGYLIIYGFQVFNFTLVMMSLLIIACIATLMYQGVHRLEKWIMKGRS
- a CDS encoding ABC transporter ATP-binding protein, whose amino-acid sequence is MENPKISIENLTHVYVTNKEANVAIENIQLAIQRGEFISLVGPSGCGKSTILSCIAGLLQPTCGSISIDNQLITKPSATVGYMLQSDYLFEWKSILKNACVGLEVMGQLTKDSIEHAKYLLDELGLGKYQHHYPSQLSGGMRQRAALVRTLVSSPEVLLLDEPFSALDYQNKLKLEDLVFDTLKKQNKTAILVTHDIAEAIAMSDKIAILDNNPGRIKEIIEIPEHIRETKPFLAREVDGFYEIFHKIWKELDQDE
- a CDS encoding ABC transporter substrate-binding protein, with the translated sequence MRKMQLCLIILLTVSLVFTGCGKSSTELQTVQVAEVTRSIFYAPQYVAVSEGFFAEEGLDVQITTAWGGDKTMTTLLSGGADIALVGSETSIYVYQQGTDDIVVNFAQLTQTDGTFLVARTPQPNFKWDDLKGSVFLGQRKGGMPQMVGEFVLKKHGIHPQQDLELIQNIDFGNIPNAFAGGTGEYVQLFEPQASIFEKEGIGHVIASFGAESGNIPYTSFMAKDSYIQKNKEVVQKFTNALYKAQKWVYEQPADVVAKSIAPFFEDTDLSLITSVVERYKAQQSYDTNPILDEAEWILLQDIIDEAGELQKRAEYSKLVDTSFAQKAMKK
- a CDS encoding putative bifunctional diguanylate cyclase/phosphodiesterase, coding for MGNESNKKTIMVQSLTIPARIIGIYAFLSSAWIVFSDRLLVVFITDPNALTTAQTLKGWFFIFVTSAFLFVLIYIYVREILEQKRKAALTASVLENAVEGVMIVDKDWKIYSINKALTKITGIPKENLIGKFATELMSKFNEENFQTEIWEQIVKTGNWSGEMWAEKGNGEQYLARITISSVKNETGENTHYIVFASDITQEKFLEDKANYLALNDPLTELPNRAFIVQHMKQLLIDGQNSDYLFCVYLIDLDEFQQINECFGHDWGDTVLKEVASRLVNIDNQLTIARYSGDIFIVVQSFPRFTTEVNEQQFTTLAQSIWNIFQKPFSINQEEIFITASIGISIYPQDGQAWEYLLKNAESATQDAKRHGKNCYRLYAPDMNQRAVERLSMQNNLRLALERKEFVLHYQPQLDVHTNHIIGMEALIRWQHPALGMVSPAQFIPLAEEMGLIVAIGEWVLETACTQNRQWQEQGLPEVSMGVNLSALQFKNSNLHEIVKNVLDQSRLDAGLLDLEITEQIAMDGESSIEILQSIKELGVSISIDDFGTGYSSFKYLKEFPIKTIKIDRSFIKNIHQNEKNRGIVTAIIAMAYTLGLQVLAEGVELAEELDILKEVGCDFYQGYYFSKPLPCEEIQRLLNPPCESTNF